A portion of the Syntrophaceae bacterium genome contains these proteins:
- a CDS encoding tyrosine-type recombinase/integrase, producing the protein MTNTTPSRLRLLSSPEPSDARPGFTDALEAFGRRLAAEGRSENTISAYLRDLSYLSETLIRRHPETAPDEVTSAMIDEALTSPQVTTSARGGVRSPASMHRFKAAVRSFFTWAERNGIVRENPAGSLTLRRLPRTPPKFLTEAEKRRLLKELRGRASSLAIRDRAIIEVFLGTGIRLQELVDLDIEDVDLDAKHLRVLAKGSVPQVKFLKSTLRSLLRSYLVERRRRGDGECRALFLSNRGERLCERQVARRLEYWLKAAGIDKKLSPHALRHTFATHLYSRTGDILVVQRALGHRDLSTTQVYTHLVDGALEDALERL; encoded by the coding sequence ATGACGAACACGACGCCATCGAGGCTCCGGCTGCTGAGCAGTCCTGAGCCTTCAGACGCGCGGCCCGGTTTCACCGACGCCTTGGAAGCCTTCGGCAGGAGGCTCGCGGCCGAAGGGCGTTCGGAGAACACCATCAGCGCATACCTGCGCGATCTCTCGTACTTGTCCGAGACGCTCATCCGGAGGCATCCGGAAACCGCTCCGGACGAGGTGACCAGCGCCATGATCGACGAGGCGCTGACCTCACCGCAGGTGACGACCTCGGCCAGGGGCGGCGTCCGGTCGCCGGCATCCATGCATCGGTTCAAGGCGGCCGTCCGGTCGTTCTTCACCTGGGCCGAGCGGAACGGGATCGTCCGGGAGAATCCGGCCGGGTCGTTGACCCTTCGCAGGCTTCCCCGGACTCCGCCCAAGTTTCTGACCGAGGCCGAGAAGCGCCGTCTGCTCAAGGAACTTCGCGGCAGGGCATCCTCCCTGGCGATCCGGGACCGCGCCATCATCGAGGTCTTCCTCGGGACCGGCATCCGGCTGCAGGAACTCGTCGACCTGGACATCGAAGACGTGGACCTCGACGCCAAGCATCTCCGCGTGCTCGCCAAGGGCTCCGTCCCGCAAGTGAAATTTCTAAAGTCCACTCTGCGCTCCCTCCTGCGGAGTTACCTGGTCGAGCGCCGACGCCGGGGCGACGGCGAATGCCGGGCTTTGTTCCTCTCCAACCGCGGGGAGCGGCTCTGCGAGCGGCAGGTGGCCAGGCGGCTCGAGTATTGGCTCAAGGCTGCCGGCATCGACAAGAAGCTCAGTCCGCATGCGCTGCGTCATACCTTCGCCACCCACCTCTACAGCCGGACCGGGGACATCCTGGTGGTCCAGCGGGCCCTTGGGCACCGGGACCTGTCGACTACCCAGGTCTACACCCACCTCGTGGACGGCGCGCTGGAGGACGCCCTCGAGCGCCTCTGA